In the genome of Spirochaetia bacterium, one region contains:
- a CDS encoding LysM peptidoglycan-binding domain-containing protein translates to MDGTPPDDYGRGKRKNEHKHGTNTHLLVIFLCVLVVLGSLFVYGVFIAPAPASSDKATVQETPQQVVQPSSSADLSSAPVTVGTTVVQPVADTVPSDSTALAAGDASAPTVTAKQDSSTTARDISTMKQDKADSLAVQFHQHVVQENQTLQDIATLYDLKIQTLISVNSIANVNAIKAGDILSIPDRDGHYYVVQSGDMLSTIAKRYSPNLGWETLMELNALTSENIKVGQKLFIPDVDENSSAASYARPASTFIRPCDGKITAMYGQYLKDNPNGDTPNLEGLMMEGKDVHASAEGSVADIGFQDDGLGRYVKVTHEGGYETVYGHLDEVSTTIGAHLDAGQAIGTCGTTGGGNLKKPSLYFAIYQNGFSLDPMNFFSK, encoded by the coding sequence ATGGACGGCACTCCCCCCGATGACTACGGAAGGGGAAAACGGAAGAATGAACACAAACACGGGACCAACACCCATCTGCTGGTCATTTTCCTGTGTGTGCTTGTTGTCCTTGGTAGCCTGTTTGTCTATGGTGTCTTCATTGCGCCTGCTCCGGCTTCTTCTGACAAGGCTACCGTACAAGAGACTCCTCAGCAGGTAGTCCAGCCATCCTCCTCTGCCGATTTGTCTTCGGCACCTGTAACTGTAGGTACGACGGTCGTACAGCCTGTAGCCGATACAGTTCCTTCCGATTCTACGGCACTTGCCGCTGGCGATGCTTCGGCTCCTACGGTGACAGCAAAGCAGGATTCGTCTACTACTGCACGTGATATTTCTACAATGAAGCAAGATAAAGCCGATTCCCTTGCTGTCCAGTTCCATCAGCATGTGGTACAGGAAAACCAAACCTTGCAGGATATTGCGACGTTATATGATCTGAAGATCCAGACACTTATCAGCGTCAATTCCATTGCAAATGTCAATGCGATCAAAGCCGGGGATATCCTTTCCATACCCGACAGGGATGGACATTATTACGTCGTGCAGAGCGGTGATATGCTTTCTACCATTGCGAAGCGGTATAGTCCTAATCTCGGATGGGAAACTTTGATGGAACTCAATGCATTGACATCAGAAAACATCAAAGTCGGGCAGAAACTGTTTATTCCTGATGTGGATGAAAATTCTTCTGCCGCTTCATATGCACGGCCGGCATCGACATTCATCCGTCCCTGTGACGGAAAGATAACTGCCATGTACGGTCAGTATCTGAAGGACAATCCCAACGGGGATACTCCCAACCTGGAGGGCCTCATGATGGAGGGCAAGGATGTGCATGCCAGTGCCGAAGGCAGCGTTGCAGATATCGGTTTTCAGGATGATGGCCTAGGCAGATACGTCAAGGTGACACACGAAGGTGGTTATGAAACGGTCTATGGGCATCTCGACGAAGTCAGTACTACAATCGGGGCCCATCTGGATGCCGGGCAGGCAATCGGAACCTGTGGTACAACCGGTGGCGGAAATCTGAAGAAGCCATCGCTTTATTTTGCCATCTATCAGAACGGTTTTTCTCTTGATCCGATGAATTTCTTTTCAAAGTGA
- a CDS encoding penicillin-binding protein 2 encodes MDSTKKTRNFLILLAIIAILFLLVLIRVGNIDHTFAAKRTSYDDPEVASQVTRGAILDRNGRILAIENTYTSCSFRLDAITDLPAAAAFAAPYLDMKSSEIIEACKGHTYQAMVKRRIDKKKEEAFRAAIQAQKYTGKIKLETFTGRDYPYTFHAAQLLGFIGQDGTGLAGLEHSLDSQLSPLPGLDEKVTRGTDVTLTLDMDIQYLSDLEVQKIGNKFKPESALAIVMDAKTGDLLAVTSYPWFDPNDISDSTDDERQEKAFSMLYEPGSVFKVFSFSAIMDIGEADLATPFECTGSYTFTNRGQTATVNCVHAHGTVTPTTMIAKSCNGAISCWALQTDDRPFYDKLCSFGFNAKQDLPVTGIARSRIADPSTWSFRSKPTISFGQEMDTTALNIVSAATALANGGYLLSPHLILEKQAGDLYPGKGKILETRQVQKSKEPIISKKTADFVLGAMVEATKEGGTAIACAVDGLKVAAKTGTAQLFNEKTHSYINSRTMASTLAIVPEDDPKYIIYIAAKAPSQGSIWGSNIAAPAVGNLIRGLVAQGKLLR; translated from the coding sequence ATGGATTCTACTAAAAAAACAAGAAATTTTCTCATCTTGCTAGCAATCATTGCCATTCTTTTCCTATTGGTACTGATCCGTGTAGGAAACATAGACCATACCTTTGCAGCAAAACGGACAAGTTATGATGATCCTGAGGTTGCAAGCCAAGTGACAAGAGGTGCTATCCTTGACAGAAATGGCAGGATATTGGCAATAGAAAATACGTATACCAGCTGCAGTTTCAGATTGGATGCCATAACAGACCTGCCCGCAGCGGCTGCTTTTGCGGCTCCATACCTGGATATGAAGTCTTCCGAAATCATCGAGGCATGCAAGGGCCATACATACCAGGCTATGGTCAAACGACGGATAGACAAGAAAAAGGAAGAAGCCTTCCGTGCCGCCATACAAGCCCAGAAATACACGGGAAAAATAAAACTGGAGACTTTTACCGGCAGAGATTATCCCTACACATTCCATGCTGCACAGCTGCTTGGTTTCATCGGTCAGGACGGTACAGGGTTGGCAGGATTGGAACATTCACTTGATTCCCAGCTTTCACCGCTCCCTGGGCTTGACGAAAAAGTTACCAGAGGTACCGACGTAACCTTGACATTGGACATGGACATACAATATCTCAGCGACTTGGAAGTCCAGAAAATAGGAAACAAGTTCAAGCCGGAAAGTGCCTTGGCTATCGTCATGGATGCAAAGACAGGAGACCTGCTGGCAGTCACCAGCTACCCTTGGTTCGATCCCAACGATATTTCGGATTCAACTGATGATGAACGACAGGAAAAGGCGTTTTCCATGCTGTATGAACCAGGATCGGTCTTCAAGGTCTTTTCCTTTTCCGCAATCATGGACATCGGGGAAGCAGACCTGGCTACGCCTTTTGAATGTACCGGGAGCTACACCTTCACAAACCGTGGACAGACGGCCACCGTCAACTGTGTACACGCACATGGAACCGTTACACCGACGACGATGATTGCCAAAAGCTGCAATGGAGCAATTTCCTGCTGGGCGCTGCAGACGGATGACCGACCTTTCTACGACAAGTTATGCAGTTTCGGTTTCAATGCCAAGCAGGACCTGCCTGTAACAGGTATTGCACGTTCGAGAATTGCGGATCCGTCCACATGGTCTTTCCGTTCCAAACCTACCATTTCCTTCGGCCAGGAAATGGACACTACGGCACTCAACATTGTTTCAGCAGCAACGGCACTTGCCAACGGCGGTTATCTGCTTTCTCCGCATCTGATACTGGAAAAACAAGCAGGAGACCTGTATCCGGGAAAGGGAAAGATCCTGGAAACACGGCAGGTACAAAAGAGCAAGGAACCCATCATCAGCAAGAAGACAGCTGATTTTGTCCTCGGTGCAATGGTTGAAGCAACCAAAGAAGGCGGAACTGCCATAGCCTGTGCAGTCGATGGCCTCAAGGTAGCAGCAAAGACAGGCACTGCCCAGCTGTTCAACGAAAAGACACATAGTTACATCAATAGCAGGACAATGGCATCGACTCTGGCAATCGTACCAGAAGATGACCCGAAATATATCATCTACATAGCAGCAAAAGCACCAAGCCAAGGTTCGATATGGGGCAGCAATATTGCAGCCCCTGCCGTCGGGAATCTGATCAGAGGCCTGGTCGCACAGGGAAAGCTCCTCAGATGA
- a CDS encoding PfkB family carbohydrate kinase, with translation MQNKILVVCLNPTLQRTLYFEDFKAGEVNRSKRSLLSVGGKGADCARILTQLGAEAVLLSHQGGEEAELHANLCHEAGFTLCSVDAQVPVRCCTTVLHDGMATELVEEGTAVPSGTEEGLRKLFGQRIAESDALIITGSRCAGYSDFLYRDFCREARDLGKTVVLDVRGEDLRRCLEVEGLVVKPNLSEFVSTFLPDCTVTEGHEGSRTVELAKQKMVEVGRMAKARILLTHGRWPALCFDGEQPYTLQVPPVDRVVNTIGCGDGVCSGLCLALLGGVSFPDACASALSVGSKVAQTFAPGSII, from the coding sequence ATGCAAAATAAAATCCTTGTTGTCTGTCTTAATCCGACGCTTCAGAGAACGCTGTATTTTGAGGATTTCAAAGCCGGAGAAGTCAACAGAAGCAAACGGTCGTTGCTTTCTGTGGGTGGAAAAGGTGCTGATTGTGCCAGGATACTGACACAGCTGGGTGCCGAAGCCGTGCTTTTGAGTCATCAGGGCGGTGAAGAAGCCGAATTACATGCAAATTTATGCCACGAAGCAGGCTTTACGCTTTGTAGTGTCGATGCACAGGTTCCTGTCCGCTGTTGTACGACGGTCCTTCATGATGGCATGGCAACTGAACTGGTGGAAGAGGGAACGGCTGTGCCATCCGGTACTGAGGAAGGACTCAGAAAACTGTTCGGGCAGAGGATTGCAGAAAGTGATGCGCTTATCATTACCGGTAGCAGATGTGCCGGATATTCAGATTTTCTTTACAGGGATTTCTGCAGGGAAGCAAGGGACTTGGGTAAGACGGTGGTGCTTGATGTCAGAGGCGAAGACCTGAGACGTTGCCTTGAAGTAGAAGGCCTTGTCGTCAAGCCGAATCTCAGTGAGTTTGTTTCTACGTTCTTGCCTGACTGTACCGTGACAGAAGGGCATGAGGGTAGCAGGACCGTGGAACTTGCCAAACAGAAGATGGTTGAAGTGGGCAGGATGGCAAAAGCCCGGATATTGCTGACCCACGGCAGATGGCCGGCCTTGTGCTTCGACGGAGAGCAGCCTTATACGTTGCAGGTCCCTCCGGTAGACCGTGTGGTGAATACCATCGGATGTGGGGACGGCGTCTGCTCTGGGCTCTGCCTTGCATTGCTTGGGGGAGTATCGTTCCCTGATGCCTGTGCGTCTGCACTGTCTGTCGGCAGCAAGGTGGCACAGACCTTTGCTCCCGGTTCCATCATCTGA